In a single window of the Canis lupus familiaris isolate Mischka breed German Shepherd chromosome 2, alternate assembly UU_Cfam_GSD_1.0, whole genome shotgun sequence genome:
- the DDI2 gene encoding regulatory solute carrier protein family 1 member 1 isoform X4, protein MSSLPTSDGFNHPAHRSGQSPEIGDPVSLAHSVPASACPVKPSDPDSIEPKAVKASAEFQITSEKKEHLPLQDLSNSASSADSAPADQSPAMPLQNSSEEAIVADNTEKSAERSTQGLRSPLHTRQQASLSVTTSRVQEPPGFLGEKGWYPENQKLSQVNGLQQHKEPGNQQHGVGQQNALNDQEHLCSTEDFEILGERQQNQQKGVDLETTMKEDGLQHSVDLLGTEENILPSGCFGCSNSETLMEVDTAEESLVAMLNSADGQHASVKNIGASALTLDNPLMEVETSKCNPPSSEILSNSVCTQDLQLPDSNVEMSGINKEGEDCSPSLSLGGSCQPSVESAEEPCSSLTAALKELHELLVISSKPASENTSGEVTYQSEMITEGHTGIQDLSERWTQSERLTVTQNEDHSQVSFHQSICVSVRAEKLTDTSNGAGVDVVENSNIGDLGDGLGTEKESVPKPRGSVKETSSATLASAKTSKQSHCTLGVDIPPQLLAGEEDAVSHTSEQMKSLSSFILVKDLGQSTHKPVTDRPETREDVCPEAAGPLLEFEPPPSQSSPSPSILSPLIFPAADIDRILRAGFTLQEALGALHRVGGNADLALLVLLAKNIVVPT, encoded by the coding sequence ATGTCCTCATTACCAACTTCAGACGGATTTAACCATCCAGCCCATCGTTCAGGACAGAGTCCTGAGATTGGTGATCCTGTGAGTCTTGCTCACTCCGTCCCTGCTTCAGCCTGCCCTGTGAAGCCCAGTGACCCCGACAGCATCGAACCTAAGGCTGTGAAGGCTTCAGCTGAATTCCAGATAACctctgaaaagaaagaacatcttCCTCTGCAGGATCTTTCTAATAGTGCTTCTTCAGCAGACAGTGCTCCAGCAGACCAGAGTCCAGCCATGCCTTTGCAGAATTCCTCCGAAGAAGCCATTGTTGCAGATAATACGGAGAAATCTGCTGAAAGAAGCACCCAGGGCCTCAGATCTCCTCTCCACACAAGACAGCAAGCTAGTTTATCTGTCACAACTAGTAGGGTGCAAGAACCACCAGGGTTTCTAGGTGAAAAGGGTTGGTATCCAGAAAATCAGAAACTGAGTCAGGTGAATGGCCTGCAGCAGCACAAAGAACCAGGGAATCAACAGCATGGGGTCGGACAACAGAATGCTCTAAATGATCAAGAACATCTCTGTAGCACAGAGGACTTTGAAATTCTTGGAGAAAGGCAACAGAATCAACAGAAAGGTGTTGATTTGGAAACGACAATGAAAGAAGATGGGCTACAACACAGTGTGGACCTTCTGGGTACAGAGGAAAATATTCTACCTTCAGGATGCTTTGGCTGCTCAAATTCAGAAACACTTATGGAAGTAGATACAGCTGAAGAGTCTCTAGTTGCTATGCTTAACTCAGCGGATGGTCAGCATGCCAGTGTCAAGAACATCGGTGCATCTGCTCTCACCTTAGATAATCCCTTGATGGAAGTAGAAACATCAAAATGTAATCCTCCTTCATCTGAAATTTTGAGTAATTCAGTTTGCACTCAGGATTTACAGCTCCCAGACAGTAATGTTGAAATGTCTGGAATAAATAAAGAGGGTGAGGATTGCTCCCCCTCCTTGAGTCTTGGTGGCAGTTGTCAGCCCTCTGTGGAGTCAGCAGAGGAACCTTGCTCGTCTCTAACAGCAGCTTTGAAGGAACTCCATGAACTTCTGGTCATTAGTAGTAAACCAGCTTCAGAAAATACATCTGGAGAAGTTACCTATCAGTCAGAAATGATAACTGAGGGCCACACAGGTATTCAGGACCTTTCTGAAAGATGGACCCAAAGTGAGCGTCTCACAGTTACCCAGAATGAAGACCATTCACAAGTCTCCTTTCATCAGAGCATATGTGTATCGGTGAGGGCAGAAAAGTTAACAGACACTTCAAATGGTGCTGGAGTAGATGTAGTAGAAAATAGTAACATTGGGGATCTGGGTGATGGCCTAGGAACTGAGAAGGAAAGTGTCCCCAAGCCTAGGGGATCCGTAAAGGAGACCAGCTCTGCCACTCTGGCCTCAGCTAAAACGTCTAAGCAGTCACACTGCACATTAGGTGTAGACATTCCACCCCAACTCTTAGCAGGTGAGGAGGATGCAGTCAGTCACACGTCTGAGCAAATGAAGTCCTTGTCCAGTTTCATATTGGTTAAAGATTTGGGTCAGAGCACACACAAGCCGGTGACAGACAGGCCTGAGACCAGAGAAGATGTCTGTCCTGAAGCTGCAGGGCCACTTCTTGAATTTGAACCACCTCCCAGCCAGTCATCACCAAGTCCCTCCATTCTTTCACCATTAATTTTTCCCGCTGCAGACATTGACCGCATTCTCCGTGCCGGCTTCACTTTGCAGGAAGCTCTCGGGGCTTTGCATCGAGTTGGTGGAAATGCAGACCTTGCACTTCTCGTTTTGCTAGCGAAGAACATTGTAGTTCCTACATAA